The Neochlamydia sp. S13 DNA segment TAAGAAACTCCTGCCTGTTGGGGAGAGAAAGATGCATAGCATAATTATAAAGCCCTGCAGCTTGAAGAAGCTTTTCGGGGATTTTTTTAGCCAAATAGACATCCCCTAATTTTTCCGCGTAAAAGCTTTGCTGGATAGAATCATTTTCTTGAGCAGCACCTTTTAATGTAAGCGCGTAAGCATTTTCAGCTTCTTCTATTTTATCTTTCGATAAAAAATCCTCTTTTTCTAAGCATTTTTCTTTGATATAGATGAGAGGGGCAAAAGGAAGGGAAATATTTTTATTAATTGCTGTAGGGCGAAAAGCTAAGATGTTAGCCTGGAGATGATTAGAAACCTCATTCTCAAGAAGGCTGATAGAAGATTGCTCTTCAATGCCCTCTCCCTTTATCGCTTGGAAATAAAGCTCTTTCCATGTGCTAGGCTCTTGAGTAAGCTGCTTCCACTGCTTACAAGTAAGGCTTGCTAAACACAAATCTTGCAATTTTAATTCTGCAAAGGTTTTTAATCCAATCTTTGTATTTTCGATCCTGTTTAAGGAGGAAAAGATAGAATTTTTTTGGCTCGTCTTGCATGTTGATGTCGAAGGAAAATTAAGATCGAGATTTACTGCACCCATAAGCTTACCTGCTTGCCATTTATTTTTAGCATTCAATTTTCCTTCTAATACAATGTGTAAGCTTATTTATTATTTATAGTAGCCCTTTTAATTGACCTATCTAAAACCCTAACAAGCTAGATGTAAGGAAAGCCTTTCAGTCATTTGCTATTTTCCTTCTCTAGTTGAAATGTGACTAAATTTTATATTCCGCCAAGTTATTACTAGTTTCAACTACCAGTTCATTTTTTGAAGTAACAACATTTTTCTCGGCGGTTCACTTAGTTTCTTTCACTTCTAACCTTAAGGAAAAAAATCTACACCTCACCAGCTTATCTTTTAAACATTCAACATTTTATTATTTATTTACTAGGAAAGAAAGTTGTGAACCCTCTTCTATCTAAATCATACTGCACATGGACTTACTAAACCTAATGAAAATTGGAGATAAATTCTTTTATATTATGATAAAATACTTTTATTATTAAAGGATGGTTACCGTAGACTTTAAGAGGGCTTTCTAGTGCTTTCATAGCATATTTAGTGGGCTCGTCTATCGTTTATAAAATAGAGGTAAATTTATTATAAAGTCTAGCGATACTGGGATGGTTTTTCTCCAATAGGTGCTGGCTGATTTTAAGCGCTTTGTTGACATACTTAACCGCCTGCTCCAAATTTCCTTGCATTTGATAAAGCTGTCCTAAATTTTCATAGTCCACAGCACTCAGTAAATGATTTTTGTCGTGGAGCTCAAGATTAATTTTAAGGCATTGCTTTACACAAGCAATCGCCTTTTCTAGCTTGCCTTGGCTATGGTAAATTGATGCAAAGTTATTATAACATATTGCTTGCCGAGCATAGTCATGAGCTTTATCAGAAATTATGATGTAAGATTTAAGCATTTTTTTTGGCATATTTAGCTGCCTGCTTTAAATCCCCTTGTGCTTGATAAATCTTTTGCAAATGTTCGTAAACTTCTCCCAGAGAGAAATGATTTTCTCCATAAAGCTCTAGATTAAGGTGGAGGGCTTGCTTCATACAATCGGCCGCCTGTTCTAATTTGCTTTGGCATTGATAGATAATCCCCAGATTTTTATAGAAAATTGCTAACTGAAAGTGTTTTTTACCAAAGCAATTAAGACTAATATTGAGTGCTTTCTCAGTATATCTAGCCGCTTTTTCTAACCTTCCTTGTAATTGATAGATTTGTGCCAAGTTGTTGTAACGGATGGCTACCTTATGATAATCTTTACCATACAACTTAAGATCAATGTCTAGTGCTTGCCTTGCATATTCAACGGCTTTTTCTAACTTTCGTTGACTGAAATAGATCGTACTCAGATTGCTGTAATGACTGGCTATCCTAGGATGAATTTTGCTAAAGAACTTAAGATCTATATCAAGCGCTCGATTCATATATTCAGCCGCCTGTTCCAAATTTCCCTGAGCCTTACAGATTGACCCAAGATTACCATAGCGAATTGCCATTTTGGGATGATTTTCACCAAAAAGCTTAAGATCAAGGGCGAGCGCCTGCTCGGCACAATAAATCGCCTGGATTAATTTTCTATTGGCGTTATACATGCGTGCCAAATTATTGTAACGAATCGCCAGGTGAGGATGATCCATTCCGGAAACCCTAAGATCAATCTCAAGCGCTTTCTTTACACATTTAATAGCTAATTTAAGATTTCCTTGAGCTTCAAAGATATTGCCTAGATTGTTATAGCGAATAGCTATGAGTGGATGATTTTCCCCCACCATGCTATAGCCAATGGCGAGGGCCTGATTAGCACATTCCTCAGCCTTTTCTAATTTCCCTTGGTTAAGATAGATCATTCCTAGGTTATTGTAACTTCTTGTTATATGATAAAGATTTTTTTTATCCTGTTGAAGAGCAGTATTGAGGGCCCTCGTGTTAATCTCAATCGCCTTCTCTAAATCTCCTTGAACGTAGTAAATCGCAGCGAGAGTATTCCACATTTCTACGTCTCCTGAGGTGGCTTGTATGGCTAAGTTATAATACTTTTTTGCTTTTTCATGCTGCAAAAGCCTTAAAGCTATGAGTCCCTGTGTTTGAAGCGCACTATTATCTAAAACAAAAGATTTAAGAACTTCTTCATTACCAGCTAAAAAATCTTGGATAATCTTGTAGAAAGGAATAAATATACCATAAATTTTTTTTATTTTTTTTAAGGTTTTATGATCCAACGCTAAACATTTTTGAACGATTTCAGGCTCGTCAAAACCAAACGGCTTGATAAGAGGATTCATACTATCCTTTTGAGCTTGATAATAAGAATAGGTTTTAAGACGCATAAATAGTGCTATACTCATCCATTCTTTTAGCTTTTTAGCTACCTCGCCTGTTAGAATTTCTTGCTGATTTAGCTGATCAATTCTAGCAAAAGTATCTGAAGGAGCCCCTTTTAGAAGAAGAGCCAGCCGATCTATAGCCAAATGGGGAAAGCGATAAAAGTCATTTTTAGCTTTAAAAAGCATCCCTTGTTTTTCTAACATGTCTACTCCAGGATCAAAATTTTTCATATCTTGTTGTACTAAATGGTGCTTAGCTAGATGCTGGCGAAGGGTAAAGTTCTCTTGGTAGGGAGTTTCTAATATTTCTTGAACTTTTTGGCTATAACGCCCGGTTAGTTCAGGATTGCCTAATAGGTGAGTGAAAGTTAAAAGTTCCATGGGAAGATGCGGCTCTTGATCATGCCACCATCTACCCTCCTCATTTTTAGCGATATATTGCGCCATCTTTTCTGGGGTGTTAATAAGCTCAAATGTATGGCGGTTTCCAAAAGGAGTTTTACACCCCTTTCCTTCCACTCCTTCCCCATCAAAGCAAAACCCTCGAGGAGTCTTACCATCAAAAAAGCTTATAGCCTTTAAACAGGGGATATTTAGAGCAGGCAGGATAGTCTCTCCTAGATTAATAACTAGTAGGTGGAGGAGAAACGTAAGAGATTTGAAATATTTTCTAGTTGTAGGAGTATTTTCTTGCACAAGAATGCCAAATTCTAGATCGGAGTAAGGCGTCATCTCTTCTCTAGCTAAAGAGCCAAATCCTATCATCGCAAACTCACAGGGACTAGTTCCTAAAGCCTCTATCGATTGATTTACCAGATTGCTAAAAAATTCCTTTACGCTTTGAGTAATCTCGCGATAGAGCTCTCTGACCTCTTCAGTAGAAGGGTCTCCAGAGAAAGCTTGTATTTTCTTCTCTATATTATCTCTAAGACCTTTCAATAATTTGCGGTTTTTCATGAAATATGTTTGTCTCGTCTCGAGATCTGAAGATTTACTATTACAGATCTTAATAAGTAAAGTTTCAGCTTGGGATAACTTTTTTCTAGTCATTTCACAGCTTTCTAAAGAAGAAGAACAAGATAAAACGTAATTATAAAGCCCTGCTGCTTGAAGAAGTGCTTCTGCTGTGCCTTTTTCCACATAAATATCACCCAACTTTTCTATACAAAAGATTTCCTGCATAACTTCTTTGTCATAAACAGCAAGCTTTAAAGCTAGCGTATAAAATTCTTCTAATTCTTTTATTTTCTCTTTGGATAAACGCTCCTCTGTGTAATCAATAGAAAGGGTAATCTGTTCTAGATAGTTATTAAGTTTTCGAAGGTAACCATGTAATTGATGAGTTGGGTAATTTTGCAAAAATTTGATCTTGTCGACTTTGGTTTGTTTAAAAATTTGAGTACCGCTTTGAGTATTAAAAATATCCTTTAGTCCCTCATCATTTAAATCATTTCCAGAGCATAGCATACTCTTTAAAGTTCTAGGGGGCAAAGAAGCTAAAAAATCAAAAGGATTAAAAACTTCATTCTTATGGCTAGCCCTAATTTCCTGGTTTTTACCGCCAGGTTTAGCAATAGAGCTTTTTGGATAAAGTTTTTTCCATAAAGAAGCTTCTTGAATGATTTGTTTCCATTCTTTACATACAACTCTTAATCGACATAAATCTTGCTCTTTCAATTCTTTAAAGATCCTTAAGCCAATCTTCCTATATATGGCTGGATATCCTGGAGAATAAGCTAACCCTTCTTCTATTTTTCTAAATACAGGAAATATAAAATGGGGCCTATGTAAGATTTCTATATTCATTAGTTTTATTATTTCTTATAATTAATAGATATTTAAAAACACACCATCGATTATTAATTAATATAAAATAACACATATCTAATTAATCCCAAAAGAATTTAAATAAAAAACAAATAGAGGGAGAGAAATTGAGGATAATTTAATGATATTCTTTTTAGATGATATAGCCAAACTGTTAATCTATAAAGATACGTATGCGTAAGATTGTGCTTTTAAATCTTTAAAGGAAAAAAATGAAAGAAGCAGAGCTTTTAACCTCTTAAAGCTACGATCGATGTCGGCTTTCTTTTTAGGACCCCTAAAGGAAGAGACCTTAAAAGTTGGTGCTATCACTAGCTATATCTTAACATTTTCCTTAAAAAATATGGAAAAACCTGTTGACCTAAATAGCTATTTTAAGTTAAATAACTTGTTTGTTATGCGGCGATCGTAGCTCAGTTGGTTAGAGCGTTGGATTGTGGTTCCAAATGTCGCGGGTTCGAATCCCGTCGATCGCCCTTTTTTACAAGTCAAATAACTGCTGTGTCAACAATTGAAGCAATTTTCTTAGGATTCGTTCAAGGTATTACCGAATTTTTACCTGTCAGCTCTTCTGGGCACCTGATTTTAGCTCAATACCTGTTAGGCATGAATAATTTCAAAGATCTAATTACTTTTGATCTTATCTGTCATTTGGGGACGTTATTAGCCCTCTTTATTGCCTTTTTCAAAAAGATTAAAACACTTTTAACAAGTGAAAAAAAAGTGTTACACCTTCTTTTTATTGCTTTGCTGCCGCTTTTTCCTTTGGTATTTTTTCTTAAGTTCATTAAGGCTTTTTTTGATCACATTGAATATTTAGGCTATTTTTTTCTTTTTACGGCTGCTCTTATGTATTTAGGGGTGTGCTTTAGTAAAAAAACTTCTTCTGTTATAGAAATGTCGAAGCATACTTGGAAAGAGGCTTTAACGATTGGTTTTTTTCAAGCTATGGCTGTGTTCCCGGGAATTTCCCGAAGTGGAGCTACTATTTCGGCAGCACGCTTGCTAGGTTGGAACTATGAGCATGCGATCACTTTTTCCTTTCTTTTAGCTATTCCCACACTTATGGCTAGCATTATAGTCGAATTAGGACAGCTAATTTTAAAAAGAGACGAGTATAGCTTACCCGCTATCTCTTGGGCACAGTATTTAGCAGGCTTTCTCTTTTCCTTCCTATTCGGAATAATTGCCTTGCATTATCTTCAAAAGCTAGCATCTAAACGCCTATTTATGTATTTTATAGGGTATTGCCTGTTGGTAGGCATGGTAACAACTCTGTTTTTTAGAAACTTATAAGGGATCTTATGGCTAAAAAGAAAGCAGCAAAGGCAGCTTCTGAAAAAGCCCCTCCAGTGCCTATGCATAGCAGCATTTATGGAGTCGTTGCTCTTGCTTCTACGCTTTTAATATTTTTAAGCTTGGTAAGCTTTGCTTACAATGAACGCACACATCATTGGGTGGGGTTATTAGGCTATAGCATCGGCATGGTTTTTCATGGAATTTTTGGACTATCAAGCTACATCATCTGTGGCTTTTGTACATGGGCAGGTTGGAGGCTTCTGATAGATAAACCCATCCGCCATATCGGTATTAAACTCTTTTTTACTTTCTTGTTAATCCTTTCCTTCAGCATGATCTTAAACGTCGTCGAAGATCTTTACCCTTTGTTAGGCAATACCCTTAGCCAGTTTTTTTATCCTAATCTATGGATAAAGCGTCAGCGTTATCATCTGGGTGGTGCTCCTTTATTTTACCTCTATAAAGATCTACCTATCTTTAATCTCTATCGGTTTATAGGGGTCTCGGGCGTGATGGTTCTATTCACCAGTACTTTACTAGCGAGCCTGTTTTTCATTTTTAAGATTATGCCTCAAAATTTAATCTTAAGCATCTTACGCCTTTTTTCTAAAATTAAAGCTAAGCTATCCAAAAGTAGTTCAAATGCTTTGAGTGCTTTAGCTCCATTAGAAAAAAAAGAAGTAAAAGTGGAAGTGGAGGCTAAAAAAGATAGTGATTTCATGCGCTATGTTAAATTACGTATTCCTGGATTTTTGGCAAGCACGCATTCAGATAATACCTCTATAGCACAGGATCGCCCTCCTTCCCCAGAATTGTTAGCTATACGTCCAGAAATTAATTTGACTACACGTCCTTCTGTCTCTCGAAAAGAAAAAAATGAAGATCAACTTTCTTTTCAATTACCAGCGCAGCCTTTGCAAACGCCTCCTCTTCCCGCGAAAAAGAAAGAATTGGCAAATGAACAACTAGACAAAAGAGAAGCAGCCCTTAAGGCACAACGCGTGCATAATGGGGATTTTTCCGCTTATAATCTCCCCTCCTTTAATTTATTAACCAACCCAAAGAAATTTGACCAAACTTCTTTAAAGAAAGATTTAAAAAAGCAAGCTGAAGTGTTAGAAGAAACTTTGCTAAGCTTTGGCATTGAAGCTAAAGTAGGTCAAATTAATTGCGGACCTACCATCACCTCGTTCGAGGTTCATCCCGCTATAGGTGTTAAAGTTCAACGTATAAAAACATTAGAGAATGATATTGCTCTTAATATGGAAGCCAGATCGATTAGGATCATTGCTCCTATTCCCGGAAAAGCTGCTGTAGGCATCGAAGTGCCTAACCCCTCTCCTCAAGAAGTCAGCTTTAAAGATATGCTAACCACCTATCAGCAGGGTACAAAAAAGTTTCACATTCCTATCCTTCTTGGTAAAGCTGTGAATGGAGACTACGTAATGAGCGATCTAGCCAAGATGCCTCATTGCATTATCGCAGGCGCTACCGGTTCAGGCAAATCTGTCTGTATTAATACCATTGTCATGTCCATTGTGCTAAATGCTAGACCGGATGAGATTAAGCTTGTCATGGTGGATCCTAAGAAAGTAGAGCTGACCCCCTACACTCGCCTTCCTCACATGTTAGCGCCGGTAATTACCGAGCCCCATGGTGCTTGCGCTGCACTGCGTTGGATGGTAAAAGAGATGGAAAAACGCTACGAAATTTTAAAACAAACCGGTGTAAGAAACATTGAAAGCTTTAATAACCGTGTCATCAATAAAGACTTTGAAGATTCGTTAAATATCGAAGTTCCTGAAAAGATGCCTTATATTGTGGGAATTATCGATGAGCTCGCTGACTTAATGATGGTAGCCAGTAGCGACATTGAAACACCTATTGCTCGTATTGCCCAGATGGCACGAGCCATTGGTATTCATCTTGTCCTCGCCACCCAACGTCCCTCTCGAGAAGTGATTACGGGATTAATAAAAGCTAATTTTCCTACAAGGATTTCTTTTAAGGTTGCTAGCCGCATCAATAGTCAAATTATCCTTGATGAGACAGGCGCTGAGAGCTTATTAGGAAATGGAGATATGCTCTTTCTTCCTCCAGGTACTTCTCATTTAGTAAGAGCTCAAGGGGCTTTTATACGGGATGAAGATATCCACAGTGTTGTTAAATATATCTGCGATCAAGCCCCTCCTCATTATGTCATTGAGTCCTTTGATACCATCGGTTCCATCTCTATTGAAGATTCCGGTGGGTCACTAGCTTCTACGGATGCGCCCCAAGATGCTTTATATGACCAGGCACTAGATATCGTGCTCAGTACCGGCAATGCCTCTACCACTTTTCTGCAACGCAAGCTAAAAATTGGATACGCCCGTGCTGCTAGCTTAATGGACCAACTCGAATCCCAAGGGGTTGTAAGTCCTGCAGAAGGAAGCAAGCCGAGGAAGATCTTAGCAGCTAAGCAAGGCATACCAACAGATGATGATTTATTAGAGGAGGAAGAAAATTTTTAAATATTCAAATAAAAAATTTTCTTCTTACCCCCCTAACTTCCTTGCAAAGTTTAAAAGTTAGAGCTTCTAATTTTTGCTTTATCTTAAATCTTATGCTTTAATTTTTTTAGTTTATTCTTCGTCAGTATTTTCGTGTCGACGATGGGGAAGTCCTGTCTCAAGCATTTCTAGATCACTCTTAGCATAATCCTCCATAAAATTCCCCTCCGTAATATTTTCCACAAAAACAGCATTTAAATGCTGGAAATAACGGAGCTTTTTTGCTATGCGATCGCCTATTTTAGCTAAAACTTCTTCTTGGCCTTCTTTTTCAGAAGCTTCAAAGCTTCCTTCCAAACCATTTAATTGTTCTACCAAAAGTTCTTGCTTTTGTTGTAAAGGAGTAACTGCTTCTTCAGAAAATTCCTCCATCGATAAATCTTTTAAACCTTCGGCATTGCTCACTAGCTGATCTAATACATTTTCCATTTTTTCTAAAACTTGAACGGCTGTTTCCATGAGGTCTCCTCTTTATAATGTATGCATAGTTCTATGTATAATATTTGGTATTTAAATTAAACATTATGTTTTTTTAGAGACTAACCTCTTCATCTTTAGCCTTAAAAAACTTGCCTAAGGAAATGGTTATATGATAAAACGTTCCTCATATTGATTAGGTATGTTACAAATGATTGGTTTCTGTCCTCTAGCTTCAGGCTCGAAAGGCAACTGTGTTTACTTAGGAACGCCGCAACTTAAGCTTCTTATTGATGCAGGTTTAAGTGCAAGAGCCACCAAAGAAAAACTTGCCGAAATTGGGGTAGACTTTCGGGAGTTAGATGCTATTTTAATTACCCACGAACATAGTGATCATATTCAAGGCCTTAAAGTTTTAGCCTTAAAAATGGGCATTCCTGTGTTTGCCAATCATGAAACCGCCAAAGGAATTGTCGAACAATTACATGAATGTCCTAAGTTCAAAATATTTTCGACGGGCGAAAGCTTTGAATTTGGCGACCTTGAAATTCATCCTTTTAATATTCAACACGACACACTTGATCCTGTAGCATTTACCTTAAAGTTGGATGGATTAAAGCTTGGATTTTGTACAGATTTGG contains these protein-coding regions:
- a CDS encoding undecaprenyl-diphosphate phosphatase; its protein translation is MSTIEAIFLGFVQGITEFLPVSSSGHLILAQYLLGMNNFKDLITFDLICHLGTLLALFIAFFKKIKTLLTSEKKVLHLLFIALLPLFPLVFFLKFIKAFFDHIEYLGYFFLFTAALMYLGVCFSKKTSSVIEMSKHTWKEALTIGFFQAMAVFPGISRSGATISAARLLGWNYEHAITFSFLLAIPTLMASIIVELGQLILKRDEYSLPAISWAQYLAGFLFSFLFGIIALHYLQKLASKRLFMYFIGYCLLVGMVTTLFFRNL
- a CDS encoding DNA translocase FtsK yields the protein MAKKKAAKAASEKAPPVPMHSSIYGVVALASTLLIFLSLVSFAYNERTHHWVGLLGYSIGMVFHGIFGLSSYIICGFCTWAGWRLLIDKPIRHIGIKLFFTFLLILSFSMILNVVEDLYPLLGNTLSQFFYPNLWIKRQRYHLGGAPLFYLYKDLPIFNLYRFIGVSGVMVLFTSTLLASLFFIFKIMPQNLILSILRLFSKIKAKLSKSSSNALSALAPLEKKEVKVEVEAKKDSDFMRYVKLRIPGFLASTHSDNTSIAQDRPPSPELLAIRPEINLTTRPSVSRKEKNEDQLSFQLPAQPLQTPPLPAKKKELANEQLDKREAALKAQRVHNGDFSAYNLPSFNLLTNPKKFDQTSLKKDLKKQAEVLEETLLSFGIEAKVGQINCGPTITSFEVHPAIGVKVQRIKTLENDIALNMEARSIRIIAPIPGKAAVGIEVPNPSPQEVSFKDMLTTYQQGTKKFHIPILLGKAVNGDYVMSDLAKMPHCIIAGATGSGKSVCINTIVMSIVLNARPDEIKLVMVDPKKVELTPYTRLPHMLAPVITEPHGACAALRWMVKEMEKRYEILKQTGVRNIESFNNRVINKDFEDSLNIEVPEKMPYIVGIIDELADLMMVASSDIETPIARIAQMARAIGIHLVLATQRPSREVITGLIKANFPTRISFKVASRINSQIILDETGAESLLGNGDMLFLPPGTSHLVRAQGAFIRDEDIHSVVKYICDQAPPHYVIESFDTIGSISIEDSGGSLASTDAPQDALYDQALDIVLSTGNASTTFLQRKLKIGYARAASLMDQLESQGVVSPAEGSKPRKILAAKQGIPTDDDLLEEEENF
- a CDS encoding tetratricopeptide repeat protein, which translates into the protein MPKKMLKSYIIISDKAHDYARQAICYNNFASIYHSQGKLEKAIACVKQCLKINLELHDKNHLLSAVDYENLGQLYQMQGNLEQAVKYVNKALKISQHLLEKNHPSIARLYNKFTSIL
- a CDS encoding tetratricopeptide repeat protein, which translates into the protein MNIEILHRPHFIFPVFRKIEEGLAYSPGYPAIYRKIGLRIFKELKEQDLCRLRVVCKEWKQIIQEASLWKKLYPKSSIAKPGGKNQEIRASHKNEVFNPFDFLASLPPRTLKSMLCSGNDLNDEGLKDIFNTQSGTQIFKQTKVDKIKFLQNYPTHQLHGYLRKLNNYLEQITLSIDYTEERLSKEKIKELEEFYTLALKLAVYDKEVMQEIFCIEKLGDIYVEKGTAEALLQAAGLYNYVLSCSSSLESCEMTRKKLSQAETLLIKICNSKSSDLETRQTYFMKNRKLLKGLRDNIEKKIQAFSGDPSTEEVRELYREITQSVKEFFSNLVNQSIEALGTSPCEFAMIGFGSLAREEMTPYSDLEFGILVQENTPTTRKYFKSLTFLLHLLVINLGETILPALNIPCLKAISFFDGKTPRGFCFDGEGVEGKGCKTPFGNRHTFELINTPEKMAQYIAKNEEGRWWHDQEPHLPMELLTFTHLLGNPELTGRYSQKVQEILETPYQENFTLRQHLAKHHLVQQDMKNFDPGVDMLEKQGMLFKAKNDFYRFPHLAIDRLALLLKGAPSDTFARIDQLNQQEILTGEVAKKLKEWMSIALFMRLKTYSYYQAQKDSMNPLIKPFGFDEPEIVQKCLALDHKTLKKIKKIYGIFIPFYKIIQDFLAGNEEVLKSFVLDNSALQTQGLIALRLLQHEKAKKYYNLAIQATSGDVEMWNTLAAIYYVQGDLEKAIEINTRALNTALQQDKKNLYHITRSYNNLGMIYLNQGKLEKAEECANQALAIGYSMVGENHPLIAIRYNNLGNIFEAQGNLKLAIKCVKKALEIDLRVSGMDHPHLAIRYNNLARMYNANRKLIQAIYCAEQALALDLKLFGENHPKMAIRYGNLGSICKAQGNLEQAAEYMNRALDIDLKFFSKIHPRIASHYSNLSTIYFSQRKLEKAVEYARQALDIDLKLYGKDYHKVAIRYNNLAQIYQLQGRLEKAARYTEKALNISLNCFGKKHFQLAIFYKNLGIIYQCQSKLEQAADCMKQALHLNLELYGENHFSLGEVYEHLQKIYQAQGDLKQAAKYAKKNA
- a CDS encoding MBL fold metallo-hydrolase, giving the protein MIGFCPLASGSKGNCVYLGTPQLKLLIDAGLSARATKEKLAEIGVDFRELDAILITHEHSDHIQGLKVLALKMGIPVFANHETAKGIVEQLHECPKFKIFSTGESFEFGDLEIHPFNIQHDTLDPVAFTLKLDGLKLGFCTDLGFVSTLVLHQLQACDYLYVEANHQPSMVHASSRPMVYKQRVLSRNGHLSNEACAELLSKVAHPNLKHVYLAHLSSECNTPETALGVVKDKLQSYGITLEMCVAPQAMVSQPIYF